CCTGCTTATGATATCGTTCGACAAGCGCGTCAAACTCTCTCCTGTCATCGCTCCGAGTCGTGTCGGAGACGGTATCAGCAAGTTCCACCAAAGCGGCCTCCACCTTTCTTCCTATACTGAAATACGCTGGGCAGCGAGCACGAGTTCCCGGCATTCCCCGGCAAAAATACTTGTTTTTCCGGGTGATGACCGGGCTAGCCCTAATCATACCTTGCCCATACACCATTATTATACTAAGAGGTGACCCACAATTCAAGTCAAAGCCGGGTCGATACCATGTCAAAAAAAGTTATCAATTCTGGTTTATAGTACTTGACAGGCTTCCTGCATCTTCGCTACAATTACCCCGACAAAGGGTGATGGGCGTTCTCATAGATGCGAGCGCCTCCGACCGCGTGCCGTCGGAGAAGACGAAAGTGGGCACCGGCAATCAACATCGAAGGGACGTGATGTATTGACGGAAAAAAGGCTAAGCAGCGTCTTACTCGCAATAGTATTTGTATTATCATCGACCGCAGCTTTTGCAGGCTCGGTTTCATATAAAGTCAAAAAGGGCGACACCCTTTGGGCAATCGCAAAAAAATACCACACCACTCCCGGCAAAATCGCCGCAGCAAACGGTGTCAGCGAGAATGCCACTCTGGCACTCGGCAAGACAATTAGAATCCCCACCAAATATTCTGCACCAACGGCCAAATCATACTCCGCAAAGGCTGCAAGTGGATACAGTGTTCACACCAAAGCCAACGATGTGTGTCTTAGGAAAGGACCCGGCACGAGCAGTGCAAAGATAACAGTCCTACCAATCGGAACGACCGGCAAGGTGCTTGCCATTAAGGGGTCATGGGCTAAGATAGCGCTGTCGAATGGGACATGCGGATATGTTTACAGGCCATTGATAGCCAAAGGAGAGGGCACTGCGGCAAACACCACCACAGAGACCGCGAACTCAGCTCCCGCAAACAGTAATCTTATCCAGACCGCCCTGGCATGCAGGGGTTCCAGATATGTGCGAGGCGGCACAAGCCGCGGTGGTTTCGACTGCTCAGGCTTTACACGATACGTATTCGCGAAATATGGAATTTCTTTACCCCACTCTTCCGCTGCACAGTCCAGGTTAGGCACAGGCGTTTCGCGCGATAGTCTAAAATCCGGCGACCTGGTATTCTTCCAAACATATCGGCGTGGAATATCACACGTGGGCATATATATAGGCAATGGGCAGTTCGTGCATGCAGCCACATACGGTAGAGGAGTAAGAGTCGATTCTCTTAACTCTGGATATTACTCCGGCAGATATCGCTGTGCAAGACGCGTGAAATAAGCCTATTTGTAGGGGTTCTTATGCGCTCCGACAAGCAGCGCTATATAAGAGAACACAAGAAGCAGCGTAAACACTCCAATATGCGAAGGCGAGCCTCCATAGCTGCCCGTTGCAAGTAATAGAACAAGCAGAACGAAGTTGGTAATGCTCGCCACAAGGAAGACTGCCGAATACAGCCAATACATCAGCTTTCTTGCCGACACCACCTTAGCCGATTCCTGCACATACCTATAATACGAGTGCGCACCCATCACGACGGTCAGCAAAAGCGCCGAAAAAACTCTGAATGCATAAAACCAGTTTACACCGCCGATATGGTCGTGCACTGTAGGCCTCCGTTCGAGTGTCCAGGCCATTGTAGCATAGTGTATAGAATCGAGCAATCAGGACTGCAAGAAAATGAGTTTAGCAACTTATATAATTACAGCAATATGCTTATCACTGAGTGCCTGCTGTGCGCCTGAAAGTACGGCCATAGAAACCACACCGATACAAGACAAACCAGAGTTATCGCAGACCTGCTCACTGCACCCTACCCTCTCATACAAATACAAACCCGATTTAGAGTTTGTTATGGCAGATAATCCCGCGCAAACAGCAGCGCCTGACATATCACGACCAAAAGGCATGTGGGCAGGCAGCGCGTCAAAATTTTTCAAGGGAGCATTCGTTGGTTTTGCAGGACATGAACTCGGCCATGTGATCGCCAATTACTCACTCGGGACAGACCCCTATCTGAAGTCTGTCAATTATGGACCGATACCGTTTTTCACCATAGAGCCAGGCAGACCTCTGACTCGCCGCGAGCATTATATCACCGCCTCAGCCGGTTTCAACGCACAAAATATCATCGACGAATGGATACTGATCAAACACCCGAATTTGAGCGATGAAGACGAGCCATATTTGAAGGGAATAACCGCTTTCAATTTCTGGTTAAGTGTCGGTTATGCCGCATCGGCGCTGACAAAGACAGGTCCAAGCGAGCGCGACACCAAGGGCATGGCCGATGCTCTGGGCTGGAATGAACGTTGGGTCGGAGCGATGATCCTTGTGCCAACGGCACTGGACACATATCGCTACAAACATCCCGACGCAGAATGGGCGGTCACGGCAAGTCGCATAAGCAAGCTGGCAATGATATTACTGGCTCTTGACACACCATAGCGCTCAGAGTTTGGTTTGATGGTCTGATGGCATCCCAAAACTAAAATGTCGCTCATATGTCATTCTCGCAAAAGCGGGAATCCAGACACTCACCTTTGGCCGGATTGCCGGTTTCTGGATTCCCAGTCAAGCTGGGAATGACACAGGTTTATTTACACTTGCATCCTCAGCAATTATTTGACGAGTATGTCGCCCACAGATATAATAAAGTTAGGAATATATGGAGAGCCGATCTATGCTTGCGCAGGTAATGTCGAGTGCGGTAAACGGAATCGATGCTTATTTAGTGGAGGTGGAGGTCGACATAACCCCTGCCCTACCCAGTTTCACAATCGTGGGTCTGCCTGATGCAGCCGTGCGCGAGTCTATAGAGCGTGTGCGTGCGGCAATCAAAAACTGCGGCCTTGAGTTCCCCGCGCGTAGGATCACGATCAACCTCGCACCCGCCGATGTCAGGAAGGAAGGTCCCTCATTCGACCTGCCGATAGCAGTCGGCATACTGGCGGCAAGCGGACAGATAGAGATGGACTCCATAAGAGACTGCATAATTGTCGGCGAGTTGAGTCTCGATGGAAATGTCAGGCATGTCAGCGGAGTTCTGCCCATTGCGCTGCGTGCTCGTGAGATGAAGATCAAGCGAATGCTGGTCCCGGCGCATAATGTCAAGGAAGCCGCTATTGTCCAGGAAATCGACGTCTATCCTGTAACAAACCTCACTGAAGTTGTCCAAATCCTCAACGAGCCGGGTCATATGCTTCCTGCAATGTTCGATCCAAAAGAGTTCGATGCGCTTGACGAACCAAGTTACGAGGTCGATTTTTGCGATGTAAAGGGTCAAGAGACGGTAAAACGCGCACTCGAAATTGCTGCGGCGGGCGGTCACAATATTCTTATGGTCGGGCCACCCGGCAGCGGCAAGACAATGCTTGCACGTCGTATTCCGACTATCCTGCCCCCGCTGAATATGGAAGAGGCTCTGGAAGTAACCAAACTCTACAGTGTATGCGGTCTGTTGAGTTCAAACGAAGCGCTGATAACCAAGCGGGCGTTTCGTTCACCTCATCACACAATATCGAACGCAGGGC
The nucleotide sequence above comes from bacterium. Encoded proteins:
- a CDS encoding NlpC/P60 family protein, which codes for MTEKRLSSVLLAIVFVLSSTAAFAGSVSYKVKKGDTLWAIAKKYHTTPGKIAAANGVSENATLALGKTIRIPTKYSAPTAKSYSAKAASGYSVHTKANDVCLRKGPGTSSAKITVLPIGTTGKVLAIKGSWAKIALSNGTCGYVYRPLIAKGEGTAANTTTETANSAPANSNLIQTALACRGSRYVRGGTSRGGFDCSGFTRYVFAKYGISLPHSSAAQSRLGTGVSRDSLKSGDLVFFQTYRRGISHVGIYIGNGQFVHAATYGRGVRVDSLNSGYYSGRYRCARRVK
- a CDS encoding YifB family Mg chelatase-like AAA ATPase, with product MLAQVMSSAVNGIDAYLVEVEVDITPALPSFTIVGLPDAAVRESIERVRAAIKNCGLEFPARRITINLAPADVRKEGPSFDLPIAVGILAASGQIEMDSIRDCIIVGELSLDGNVRHVSGVLPIALRAREMKIKRMLVPAHNVKEAAIVQEIDVYPVTNLTEVVQILNEPGHMLPAMFDPKEFDALDEPSYEVDFCDVKGQETVKRALEIAAAGGHNILMVGPPGSGKTMLARRIPTILPPLNMEEALEVTKLYSVCGLLSSNEALITKRAFRSPHHTISNAGLTGGGTYPRPGEVSLAHRGVLFLDEFPEFKRDVLEVMRQPLEDGHVTIARAQASLTYPASFMLVAAMNPCPCGFYNDHLKNCTCTPHMIQKYLQRISGPMLDRIDIHVEVPRLKQ